From Longimicrobiaceae bacterium, one genomic window encodes:
- a CDS encoding SDR family oxidoreductase translates to MDIKLRPLEEQVIVVTGATSGIGLATARLAAKRGARVVLVSRDKSDLKKAVRAIQKDGGEATYSVADVGDMDELRSAAEHAVKEFGGIDTWINNAGVSIYGRIEEVPLEDARRLFETNYWGMVHGSLLAAEHLREHGGALINVGSVVSDRAIPLQGHYSASKHAIKGFTDALRMELEEEGAPISVTLVKPSSIDTQYPQHARNLMDREPSFPPPVYSPRVVAKTILRCAERPVRDITVGAGGGVLAGMGKLAPRLTDRYMESSLFEQQKSDEPTPAKRRDALHRPRKGDLAERGDYPGHVAKSSAYTGAKLHPIRTMLAVAALGAGVAIALRGGDGLGGGIGEGSGDWTARD, encoded by the coding sequence ATGGACATCAAGTTGAGGCCGCTGGAGGAGCAGGTGATCGTCGTGACCGGCGCGACCAGCGGGATCGGGCTCGCCACCGCGCGGCTGGCCGCCAAGCGCGGGGCGCGGGTGGTGCTCGTCTCGCGCGACAAGTCCGACCTGAAGAAGGCCGTCCGCGCCATCCAGAAGGACGGCGGCGAGGCCACCTACTCCGTGGCCGACGTGGGCGACATGGACGAGCTGCGCTCCGCGGCCGAGCACGCCGTCAAGGAGTTCGGCGGCATCGACACCTGGATCAACAACGCGGGCGTCTCCATCTACGGCCGCATCGAGGAGGTCCCGCTGGAGGACGCGCGCCGCCTGTTCGAGACCAACTACTGGGGGATGGTGCACGGCTCCCTCCTCGCCGCCGAGCACCTGCGCGAGCATGGCGGGGCGCTGATCAACGTGGGGAGCGTCGTTTCGGACCGCGCCATCCCGCTGCAGGGGCACTACTCCGCCAGCAAGCACGCCATCAAGGGCTTCACCGACGCCCTGCGCATGGAGCTGGAGGAGGAGGGGGCGCCCATCTCCGTCACCCTGGTGAAGCCGTCGTCCATCGACACCCAGTACCCGCAGCACGCCCGGAACCTGATGGACCGGGAGCCCAGCTTCCCGCCGCCCGTGTACTCGCCGCGGGTGGTGGCGAAGACCATCCTCCGCTGCGCCGAGCGGCCCGTGCGGGACATCACCGTGGGCGCCGGCGGGGGGGTTCTCGCCGGGATGGGGAAGCTGGCCCCGCGCCTGACCGACCGGTACATGGAGTCCAGCCTCTTCGAGCAGCAGAAGAGCGACGAGCCCACGCCCGCGAAGCGGCGCGACGCCCTGCACCGCCCGCGCAAGGGCGACCTCGCCGAGCGCGGCGACTACCCCGGCCACGTGGCGAAGAGCAGCGCCTACACCGGCGCGAAGCTGCACCCCATCCGGACCATGCTGGCGGTGGCGGCGCTCGGCGCCGGGGTGGCGATCGCCCTCCGCGGCGGCGACGGGCTGGGGGGCGGCATCGGCGAGGGCTCGGGCGACTGGACCGCGAGGGACTGA
- a CDS encoding PQQ-dependent sugar dehydrogenase, with protein MIRFALALCLLAGCSGDDGSGPPDPGGEGVRLEEVARGLANPLYLTAPRGDPRLFVVEQPGRIRVVENGALLPAPFLDIADRVSSGGERGLLSVAFHPSYASNGYLYVNYTDRGGDTRVERYRVSGDRNRADPASAKLILQVAQPFSNHNGGLVAFGPDGRLYVGMGDGGSANDPQGHGQNPATLLGAMLRIDVDAGDPYAVPADNPFAGRSGARGEVWATGLRNPWRFAWDREAGLLYTADVGQNAVEEVNVVRAGAAGLNYGWNVMEGSRCFRPAEGCSRDGLVIPVLEYSHAEGCSVTGGYVYRGSRIPALRGHYFYGDFCRGWVRSFRYDGNGAADRREWDFGDVGNVLSFGEDAAGELYVLSASGRVYRMAPA; from the coding sequence ATGATCCGCTTCGCGCTCGCGCTTTGCCTGCTCGCCGGCTGTTCCGGCGACGACGGCTCGGGGCCGCCGGACCCGGGCGGCGAGGGGGTCCGGCTGGAGGAAGTGGCGCGCGGCCTCGCCAACCCGCTGTACCTGACCGCCCCGCGCGGCGATCCGCGCCTCTTCGTCGTGGAGCAGCCGGGGCGCATCCGCGTGGTGGAGAACGGCGCGCTCCTCCCCGCGCCCTTCCTGGACATCGCCGACCGCGTCTCCAGCGGCGGCGAGCGGGGGCTGCTCAGCGTGGCCTTCCACCCCTCGTACGCCTCCAACGGCTACCTCTACGTCAACTACACCGACCGCGGCGGCGACACCCGCGTGGAGCGCTACCGCGTGAGCGGCGACCGCAACCGCGCCGATCCCGCGTCCGCGAAGCTGATCCTGCAGGTGGCGCAGCCGTTCTCGAACCACAACGGCGGGCTGGTGGCGTTCGGGCCCGACGGCAGGCTGTACGTGGGGATGGGCGACGGCGGCTCCGCGAACGACCCGCAGGGGCACGGGCAGAACCCGGCGACGCTGCTGGGCGCCATGCTCCGCATCGACGTGGACGCCGGGGACCCGTACGCCGTCCCGGCGGACAACCCCTTCGCGGGGCGGTCCGGCGCGCGGGGGGAGGTCTGGGCCACCGGGCTGCGGAACCCCTGGCGCTTCGCCTGGGACCGCGAGGCCGGGCTCCTCTACACGGCCGACGTGGGACAGAACGCGGTGGAGGAGGTGAACGTCGTCCGCGCGGGTGCGGCCGGGCTGAACTACGGGTGGAACGTCATGGAGGGGAGCCGGTGCTTCCGCCCGGCGGAGGGGTGCAGCCGGGACGGGCTCGTCATCCCCGTGCTGGAGTACTCGCACGCCGAGGGGTGCTCCGTCACCGGCGGGTACGTGTACCGGGGAAGCCGGATCCCGGCGCTGCGCGGGCACTACTTCTACGGAGACTTCTGTCGGGGGTGGGTGCGCAGCTTCCGCTACGACGGGAACGGCGCGGCGGACCGGCGGGAGTGGGACTTCGGGGACGTGGGGAACGTCCTCTCGTTCGGGGAGGACGCGGCGGGGGAGCTGTACGTGCTCTCGGCCAGCGGGCGGGTGTACCGGATGGCCCCGGCGTGA